Proteins from a genomic interval of Sporolactobacillus sp. Y61:
- a CDS encoding transporter yields the protein MKRVTGTLQIAATYIGTIVGAGFASGREIIQFFSQYGPAGTAGVIVSGILMTWIGTKMMLYARRIEAWSFNELITHLLGMRFGTLIETLLFFIIFGMTGVMLAGAGAVFQEQLGWSRHVGVALTILTGLFFLLKGVRGLLWMNTLVVPVMAGFMLLVFFIGSPCAGSGQLTPQADWVLSGVGYAAFNMLTALVVLVPLAQEIRDEKVLGAGCLLGGAGLTGLILLEHFLILGNTGVTLFDMPVAELIRPFGPALHLVFVAVIFGEILTTFTGNLFGLARQLESLFPAVFTPGRALLSLTAGALLIGQAGYSSLIATLYPLYAALCAAVFLYFGLIRLPEKTP from the coding sequence ATGAAAAGGGTGACAGGCACGCTGCAGATCGCCGCAACTTATATAGGAACGATTGTCGGGGCGGGTTTTGCCTCCGGACGGGAAATCATTCAGTTTTTTTCCCAGTATGGCCCGGCCGGGACGGCGGGAGTGATCGTCAGCGGGATTCTGATGACCTGGATCGGAACGAAGATGATGCTTTATGCAAGGAGGATTGAAGCCTGGTCGTTCAATGAGCTGATCACGCATCTTTTGGGCATGCGGTTTGGTACATTGATTGAGACGCTGCTTTTTTTCATCATATTTGGAATGACCGGAGTGATGCTCGCGGGAGCGGGGGCTGTTTTTCAGGAACAGCTGGGCTGGAGCCGCCACGTCGGGGTTGCACTCACGATTCTGACGGGTCTTTTCTTCTTACTGAAAGGGGTACGCGGCCTGCTCTGGATGAATACGCTCGTTGTTCCGGTGATGGCCGGTTTTATGTTGCTTGTCTTTTTCATCGGCAGTCCGTGCGCCGGCAGCGGGCAGCTGACCCCGCAGGCCGACTGGGTGCTTTCCGGTGTCGGTTATGCCGCCTTTAATATGCTGACGGCGCTAGTTGTGCTGGTTCCGCTGGCTCAGGAAATCCGGGATGAGAAGGTGCTCGGCGCCGGCTGTCTGCTCGGCGGGGCGGGACTGACCGGTCTGATTTTACTTGAACACTTCCTGATTCTCGGGAACACGGGTGTTACCCTGTTTGACATGCCGGTAGCTGAGCTGATCCGCCCGTTTGGTCCGGCGCTGCATCTTGTTTTTGTTGCTGTCATTTTTGGTGAAATTCTGACGACATTCACGGGTAATCTTTTTGGCCTTGCCCGCCAGCTAGAGAGCCTCTTTCCGGCCGTATTCACTCCGGGGAGGGCCCTCCTGAGTCTGACTGCGGGTGCACTTCTGATCGGGCAGGCCGGCTACAGTTCGCTGATCGCAACCCTTTATCCTCTTTATGCCGCCCTCTGCGCCGCTGTTTTTCTTTACTTCGGCCTCATTCGTCTGCCGGAGAAAACTCCCTGA
- the lacD gene encoding tagatose-bisphosphate aldolase, which produces MVKLQKGKFQFLEKLSNNDGVIAALAIDQRGSLKRMIGAAQGKDATDQELSDFKSLVSEELTKYTSAILLDPEYGLPAGKKRDANCGLLTSYEKTGYDATEPGRIPDLLPNWSVKRIKENGGDAVKLLVYYDPDEPDTINDVKKAFVERVGSECKAEDIPLFFEIVTYDEKISDKAEYAKVKPHKVLESIKTFTQPRYGIDVLKLEVPVDMSRVEGVGDNEPVYSKDEAGKYFREVDKETTLPYIWLSAGVSTDLFQKTLVFAHDAGSKYNGVLCGRATWREGVAAYGKNGEKGANDWLKTQGKKNVEELNAILAKSATPWYEKYGGKDKIEVVD; this is translated from the coding sequence ATGGTTAAACTGCAAAAAGGTAAGTTCCAGTTCCTTGAAAAGCTGTCCAACAACGATGGCGTTATTGCTGCCCTCGCTATTGATCAGCGTGGTTCTCTGAAAAGAATGATCGGCGCTGCTCAGGGCAAAGACGCAACAGATCAGGAACTTTCAGATTTTAAATCACTGGTATCAGAAGAACTGACAAAATATACCAGCGCGATTCTGCTTGATCCGGAATATGGTCTTCCTGCCGGCAAGAAGCGCGACGCAAATTGCGGCCTCTTGACTTCTTATGAAAAGACCGGATATGACGCTACGGAACCCGGACGTATCCCTGACCTGCTCCCGAACTGGTCGGTTAAACGGATCAAGGAAAACGGCGGCGACGCGGTTAAGCTGCTTGTATACTACGATCCGGATGAACCGGATACCATTAACGATGTGAAGAAGGCATTTGTAGAACGTGTCGGCTCTGAATGCAAGGCCGAAGACATTCCGCTGTTCTTCGAAATCGTCACATATGATGAAAAAATTTCGGACAAGGCTGAATATGCCAAGGTTAAACCTCATAAGGTGCTTGAATCGATCAAGACCTTTACTCAGCCCCGTTATGGCATTGACGTTCTGAAGCTCGAAGTTCCTGTTGATATGAGCCGCGTTGAAGGTGTCGGCGACAACGAACCGGTTTATTCTAAGGATGAAGCCGGGAAGTATTTCCGTGAAGTGGACAAGGAAACAACGCTTCCTTACATCTGGCTGAGTGCCGGTGTTTCTACGGACCTGTTCCAGAAGACTCTGGTATTCGCTCATGATGCCGGATCGAAATATAATGGTGTACTCTGCGGCCGTGCAACATGGCGTGAAGGTGTTGCAGCTTATGGCAAAAACGGAGAAAAGGGTGCCAATGACTGGCTGAAGACTCAAGGCAAAAAGAACGTTGAAGAACTCAACGCCATTCTCGCTAAGAGTGCAACGCCATGGTATGAAAAATACGGCGGCAAAGACAAGATCGAAGTTGTCGACTGA
- a CDS encoding LCP family protein yields the protein MKKKIFLTIGCIIVVLFAAGAGYVWHVLNSVKSAAGDMYETEGGNGNHAAVTDKKPINLLLLGVDERKGDRGRSDTIIGMTLNPNTKTMQMISIPRDTRTEMVGRGTMDKINAAYAYGGVKMAQDSVQNFTGDIPFDFYIKINMEGMSDLVDAVGGVTVNNKLDWHDEGYYQKGYHYARGNITLDTGAKAMGYVRMRHLDPQGDFGRNQRQRDVIMAIVNKMASVSSISRFTNILDALGSNVKTNLTYDDMKNIALNYRDAREHTIDYEVKGQSQKINGIYYLVVGSAEKQRVHDMISEQLGN from the coding sequence ATGAAAAAGAAAATATTTCTGACGATTGGATGTATTATCGTCGTCCTGTTTGCGGCAGGTGCGGGTTACGTCTGGCATGTGCTGAACTCGGTTAAGAGCGCGGCAGGCGACATGTATGAAACAGAAGGCGGTAATGGAAATCATGCCGCGGTAACCGATAAAAAACCGATCAATCTGCTGCTTCTCGGAGTGGACGAGCGTAAGGGAGATCGCGGCCGTTCCGATACCATTATCGGGATGACACTGAATCCAAATACGAAGACGATGCAGATGATTTCGATCCCGCGTGATACGCGGACTGAGATGGTCGGCAGAGGGACAATGGATAAAATCAACGCCGCCTATGCTTATGGTGGCGTCAAAATGGCCCAGGATTCGGTCCAGAATTTCACAGGAGATATTCCCTTTGATTTTTATATTAAAATCAACATGGAAGGCATGAGTGATCTGGTCGATGCTGTTGGCGGCGTCACGGTCAACAACAAACTGGACTGGCATGACGAAGGCTATTATCAAAAAGGGTATCATTATGCGCGGGGTAATATCACGCTGGATACCGGTGCCAAGGCAATGGGCTATGTCAGGATGCGCCACCTGGATCCGCAGGGTGACTTCGGGCGTAATCAGCGTCAGCGTGATGTGATTATGGCGATTGTCAATAAAATGGCCAGCGTGTCCTCCATTTCCCGGTTTACAAATATTCTTGACGCACTGGGAAGTAATGTCAAAACCAATCTGACCTATGATGATATGAAAAATATTGCCCTGAATTACAGAGATGCCAGAGAGCACACGATTGATTATGAAGTTAAAGGGCAGAGTCAGAAGATTAACGGGATCTATTACCTGGTAGTCGGCAGCGCTGAGAAGCAGCGTGTACATGATATGATCAGTGAACAGCTGGGAAACTGA
- a CDS encoding HD domain-containing phosphohydrolase: protein MPKAVTLDQLTGECLLAKDIYINSVVLYRAGTCITSEVAADLERKRIHEISVMDQPVPVYGGRSHQQLSAHQKRALTDRFQNDMAQIANELRYGRILHSESSYQWLLTMYVHEFAEPAVRLLMDSLKQWDPATYIHSIDVFVLCSLYSRHCSGLPSKDFILGSLLHDIGKLYTPKSILLKKGKLTEREYAKVKEHTVKGYQLLKRLGFPRETLRIVRSHHERLTGSGYPDHLDLTAQDKDLNLIAMTDVYSALTMKRSYRKPMSAIMALQIILSDSVNRRLFDLQDCYRLINFLHIFPPATQVRLTNGEAGTVLPNPNGSDILPKIKLDRNQKVIQLPRDLSITVKKVIGWDSSVTDSLLRQNWENYLKNLIEGDPLKAAECFESLSDGMRIEDIFTRLLERGEKEIRSDVARKRLRPSDALVASATTQTLLDWNMRKIAGDLKTHMGKVIVANLGSSEIWGQMKMVDNLLAINGWKTYLLAGNADASIIFDLIERKKARYLALGLTEQTQEYMLKRILNRLRRDYPDLILFIHGKGTVKADLPRGSILRSRDLAEFITNMRSCFPEARTARQSPR, encoded by the coding sequence TTGCCGAAAGCAGTCACACTTGACCAACTGACTGGAGAATGCCTGCTTGCAAAAGATATATACATAAATTCAGTTGTCCTTTACCGTGCCGGGACCTGCATCACATCAGAAGTAGCCGCGGATCTTGAGCGCAAACGGATTCATGAAATATCAGTCATGGATCAGCCGGTTCCTGTTTACGGAGGACGCAGCCATCAGCAGCTGTCAGCTCATCAGAAACGGGCGCTGACGGACCGGTTTCAGAATGACATGGCACAGATCGCCAATGAATTACGTTATGGACGTATCCTCCATTCAGAATCCTCCTACCAGTGGCTTCTGACGATGTATGTCCATGAATTTGCCGAGCCTGCCGTTCGTCTTCTGATGGACAGCCTCAAACAATGGGATCCCGCCACATACATTCACTCCATCGATGTATTCGTGCTTTGCAGTCTGTACAGCAGGCACTGTTCCGGCCTACCATCAAAGGACTTTATTCTGGGCAGCCTTTTGCATGATATAGGCAAGCTTTATACGCCGAAATCGATTCTTCTGAAAAAGGGGAAGCTGACGGAGCGCGAATATGCAAAGGTCAAAGAACACACCGTCAAAGGATATCAGCTTCTGAAGCGGCTTGGATTTCCGCGGGAGACGCTGAGAATTGTCCGTTCACATCACGAACGGCTGACCGGATCAGGCTATCCGGATCACCTGGACCTGACAGCACAGGATAAAGATTTGAATCTCATTGCGATGACCGATGTCTACTCGGCTCTGACCATGAAACGTTCTTACCGGAAACCGATGAGTGCCATCATGGCGCTTCAGATCATTCTGTCAGACAGTGTCAACCGCCGGCTGTTCGATCTCCAGGATTGTTACCGTTTGATTAATTTTCTCCATATCTTCCCTCCGGCAACTCAGGTTCGGCTGACGAACGGAGAAGCAGGCACCGTGCTGCCCAACCCGAACGGCTCCGATATTCTGCCGAAAATTAAACTGGATCGGAACCAGAAAGTGATTCAGCTTCCAAGAGATCTCTCCATAACCGTGAAAAAAGTGATTGGCTGGGACAGCAGTGTCACCGACTCCCTGCTCAGACAGAACTGGGAGAACTATTTAAAGAATCTTATCGAGGGCGATCCGCTTAAAGCCGCAGAATGCTTCGAGTCTCTGTCGGACGGCATGCGGATTGAAGATATATTTACCAGATTGCTGGAACGCGGGGAAAAGGAAATCCGCTCCGATGTGGCCAGGAAACGCCTCCGGCCGTCAGACGCCCTTGTTGCATCCGCGACAACGCAGACTCTGCTTGACTGGAACATGCGGAAAATCGCCGGAGACTTAAAAACACATATGGGAAAAGTGATTGTCGCAAACCTTGGATCCAGTGAGATATGGGGACAGATGAAAATGGTTGATAACCTGCTGGCGATCAACGGATGGAAAACGTATCTTCTGGCCGGGAACGCCGATGCATCCATCATTTTTGATCTCATTGAACGCAAGAAGGCCCGATACCTTGCCCTGGGCCTGACTGAACAAACTCAGGAATACATGCTGAAGCGGATCCTGAACCGCCTCCGACGGGATTACCCGGACCTGATTCTTTTCATTCACGGAAAAGGAACGGTTAAGGCGGACCTGCCCCGGGGATCCATTCTGCGGAGCAGGGATCTCGCGGAGTTCATCACGAACATGAGAAGCTGCTTCCCCGAAGCCCGGACTGCCAGGCAGTCACCACGGTAA
- a CDS encoding flagellar motor protein: protein MAAATVIGLLTGILSLLLGFMLEGGTLGALFQVTALLIVFGGTIGAVIVSFPGATLAKLPFILRYAFARPKEKPGEVIARLMELANISRREGLLALESEQEKYRDDPFMSGGIQMVVDGVDSDVIDDILNRDIELYEQKILSIGRIFEEAGGFSPTMGIIGTVMGLVHVLGNLTSPTDLGPSIAVAFIATLYGVAGANVIFLPIFNKIKANLAQDVLIRQIKAEGILSIQYGENTMILRQKLFAFLSIDERAAAEEVISGSEAAGQANYQGAGSHE from the coding sequence ATGGCTGCTGCAACGGTAATTGGCCTGCTTACAGGAATACTGTCGTTACTGCTTGGATTCATGCTGGAAGGCGGGACACTGGGGGCTCTTTTCCAGGTCACTGCGCTTCTGATTGTTTTTGGCGGGACGATCGGTGCGGTGATTGTCAGTTTTCCCGGAGCAACACTTGCCAAATTACCTTTTATTCTCAGGTATGCCTTTGCCCGGCCAAAAGAAAAACCGGGTGAAGTGATTGCCCGACTGATGGAGCTGGCGAATATATCCCGGCGGGAAGGGCTGCTTGCTCTGGAAAGTGAGCAGGAGAAATATAGGGATGACCCCTTTATGTCCGGTGGCATCCAGATGGTTGTAGACGGGGTGGATTCGGATGTTATTGACGATATCCTGAACCGTGATATTGAACTATACGAGCAGAAGATTCTGTCAATCGGGAGAATCTTTGAAGAAGCAGGAGGATTTTCACCGACTATGGGGATTATCGGGACAGTCATGGGCCTGGTTCATGTACTGGGCAACCTGACCAGTCCGACAGATCTTGGACCTTCTATTGCGGTTGCCTTTATTGCGACACTTTACGGCGTTGCCGGAGCCAATGTGATTTTCCTGCCTATTTTCAATAAAATCAAGGCAAACCTCGCCCAGGATGTTCTGATCCGCCAGATTAAAGCTGAGGGAATTTTATCCATTCAGTATGGTGAGAATACGATGATTCTTCGTCAGAAACTGTTTGCCTTCCTAAGTATCGATGAGCGTGCCGCGGCCGAAGAAGTGATCAGCGGGTCGGAAGCAGCCGGTCAGGCAAACTATCAAGGGGCAGGAAGTCATGAGTAA
- a CDS encoding flagellar motor protein MotB yields the protein MSNKRKRRRIKKVDTPDKSGRWLITYSDLITLLLVFFIVMFSMSTIENQRFNALVSSLRSSFQGDSILEGMGYPGTDKSQKTPDIPIVKEKKSPTEDEKKQDARQLDALYVQLSKYINESHLNSDVSLVETPRGVQMTFREQILFDLSSADLKPNAAPVLKKIGGILSEVPNEISIEGHTDNTPYRGSRSYIHSNWELSGVRAQRVMNFLIKNDKLNPARFHFVGYGEYRPVVKNDTPEHKAMNRRVNIVVIREEKTN from the coding sequence ATGAGTAATAAACGGAAACGCCGTCGAATCAAAAAAGTTGATACACCTGATAAGTCGGGCAGATGGCTGATTACTTATTCGGATCTCATTACGCTGCTGCTTGTCTTCTTTATTGTCATGTTTTCCATGAGTACGATTGAAAATCAGCGATTCAACGCACTTGTGAGTTCTCTGCGCTCGTCATTTCAGGGGGATTCCATTCTTGAGGGTATGGGCTATCCGGGCACCGACAAAAGTCAGAAGACGCCGGATATCCCGATTGTAAAAGAGAAGAAGTCGCCTACCGAAGATGAAAAAAAGCAGGATGCCAGGCAGCTGGATGCACTGTATGTACAACTGAGTAAATATATCAATGAAAGTCATCTTAATTCTGACGTTTCTCTGGTGGAGACGCCGCGTGGTGTGCAAATGACCTTCCGCGAACAGATTCTTTTTGATCTGAGCAGTGCCGATCTTAAGCCCAATGCTGCGCCTGTACTGAAAAAAATCGGGGGCATTCTCAGTGAGGTACCCAATGAAATCAGTATTGAGGGGCATACGGATAACACACCTTACAGGGGCAGTCGGTCATACATCCATTCCAACTGGGAACTTTCAGGTGTCCGTGCTCAGCGTGTGATGAATTTCTTAATCAAAAATGACAAACTGAATCCGGCCCGGTTTCACTTTGTCGGCTACGGGGAGTATCGGCCTGTCGTTAAGAATGACACACCGGAACATAAAGCAATGAACCGGCGCGTAAATATCGTTGTGATCAGGGAAGAAAAGACAAATTGA
- a CDS encoding glycerate kinase, with product MKMVIAPDSFKESLTALDAARSIQRGMKRIFSDADYVLVPMADGGEGTVQSLVDATGGKRLNLTVTGPLGAPVPGFFGLLGDGQTAVIEMAAAAGLEFLPPSSRDPLRATTYGVGELIRAAMDHGARHIIMGLGGSATNDGGCGMAQALGARLLDAAGRQIPPGGAALSRLSRIDLSSVDPRVHSTRFEIATDVTNPLTGRNGASAVFGPQKGADASAVTRLDQALARFAEVVAHDLNIAVDQVPGAGAAGGLGAGCLAFLKGQIRPGIDLVIRETGLEKKLKDADLVLTGEGKIDGQTIYGKTPVGVARAAKRHHIPVIGVAGALSAGYEAVYAAGIDALFSIVPGAVPLKQALAEAGANLERTGENIARLIQLTGGMKKN from the coding sequence ATGAAAATGGTTATTGCACCTGATTCATTTAAAGAATCCCTGACTGCACTTGATGCCGCCCGTTCCATTCAGCGCGGTATGAAACGTATATTTTCCGATGCAGATTACGTCCTCGTTCCCATGGCAGACGGGGGTGAAGGAACGGTCCAGTCGCTGGTCGACGCGACGGGAGGAAAGCGACTGAACCTCACAGTCACCGGGCCGCTTGGCGCGCCTGTCCCTGGATTTTTTGGCCTTCTGGGGGACGGACAGACTGCCGTAATCGAGATGGCTGCGGCCGCAGGGCTCGAATTTCTCCCTCCATCATCGCGTGATCCGCTACGTGCGACCACCTATGGAGTTGGTGAGCTGATTCGGGCTGCCATGGATCATGGCGCGCGGCATATTATTATGGGGCTTGGCGGCAGCGCAACAAATGACGGAGGATGCGGCATGGCCCAGGCACTCGGTGCCCGGCTGCTGGATGCGGCAGGCAGGCAGATCCCGCCGGGCGGCGCCGCACTCTCACGCCTGAGCAGGATTGATTTGTCATCGGTGGATCCCAGGGTCCACAGTACCCGCTTTGAGATCGCCACCGATGTCACCAACCCGCTCACGGGCAGGAACGGGGCATCAGCCGTCTTCGGTCCTCAGAAAGGCGCCGATGCATCAGCTGTTACCCGGCTTGACCAGGCACTGGCTCGTTTTGCGGAAGTGGTCGCACATGACCTGAACATAGCCGTAGATCAGGTGCCAGGTGCTGGTGCAGCCGGGGGCCTTGGCGCCGGCTGCCTCGCTTTTCTCAAAGGACAGATCCGTCCCGGGATTGACCTTGTCATACGTGAGACAGGCCTTGAGAAGAAGCTGAAGGATGCCGATCTGGTCCTTACGGGGGAAGGAAAAATTGACGGGCAGACCATTTATGGTAAAACACCGGTTGGCGTTGCCCGTGCGGCAAAAAGACACCATATCCCGGTGATTGGTGTGGCAGGAGCCCTGTCCGCGGGATACGAAGCCGTATACGCAGCCGGTATCGATGCCCTCTTTTCTATTGTTCCAGGAGCTGTGCCCCTGAAACAGGCACTGGCAGAAGCCGGGGCAAACCTCGAACGCACGGGTGAGAATATCGCCAGACTCATTCAGCTTACGGGCGGGATGAAGAAAAACTAA
- a CDS encoding aldo/keto reductase family protein, with the protein MNYRHLGRSGLKVSAVSLGSWLTYGGYVENRAAVDTMHRAYDLGINFFDTANVYMRGEAEKVVGKVIKSFPRESIVLSTKVFFPMGDGPNDRGLSRKHIMEQAHASLKRLDVDYIDLYYCHRFDPETPIEETLRAFDDLIHQGKVNYIGVSEWTAEQIAEAAHLADDKLLNHFVVNQSQYSMLHRDIEKEVIPASKAHGVSQVCWSPLAQGVLTGKYTSVNHIPAGSRASAHKGNINRFLTEANLKKVAELKKIAAELGITMAQLALAWILRQDNVASVVVGASRPEQIEDNAAAADLTLEPDVLKKIEGILTD; encoded by the coding sequence ATGAACTATCGTCATCTGGGTCGCAGCGGCCTCAAAGTGAGTGCGGTAAGTCTCGGAAGCTGGCTGACTTACGGTGGTTATGTGGAAAACCGGGCAGCCGTGGATACGATGCACAGAGCTTATGATCTCGGCATCAACTTTTTTGACACAGCCAACGTTTATATGCGCGGTGAAGCGGAGAAAGTGGTCGGAAAGGTGATTAAATCATTCCCGCGTGAATCGATTGTCCTCTCCACCAAGGTGTTTTTCCCGATGGGCGATGGCCCGAACGACCGCGGCCTGTCACGTAAACACATTATGGAACAGGCGCATGCCAGCCTGAAACGCCTCGATGTAGATTACATTGATCTTTACTACTGTCACCGATTTGATCCGGAAACGCCTATTGAAGAAACACTGCGCGCTTTCGATGATCTGATTCATCAGGGCAAGGTGAATTATATTGGGGTCAGTGAATGGACAGCGGAACAGATTGCCGAAGCGGCGCATCTTGCCGATGATAAACTATTGAACCACTTTGTAGTCAATCAGTCTCAGTACAGCATGCTGCACCGGGATATTGAAAAGGAAGTGATTCCTGCCAGCAAGGCACACGGCGTCAGTCAGGTCTGCTGGTCTCCTCTTGCCCAGGGCGTTCTGACAGGTAAATACACATCTGTGAACCATATTCCAGCCGGCAGCCGGGCCAGTGCACATAAAGGCAACATAAACAGATTCCTGACAGAGGCGAATCTGAAAAAAGTAGCGGAACTGAAGAAAATTGCCGCAGAACTGGGGATCACCATGGCCCAGCTTGCTCTCGCCTGGATTCTCAGACAGGATAATGTCGCAAGCGTAGTGGTCGGTGCCAGCCGTCCGGAACAAATCGAAGACAACGCTGCAGCAGCTGATCTCACACTTGAACCGGACGTTCTGAAAAAAATTGAAGGGATCCTGACTGATTAA
- a CDS encoding aminopeptidase P family protein: MDKQFFTRNRKKLYETLEDQSLTILFAGEAAHQSADESYPFYPNRNFYYLTGITEPKIVFVATKYGGQVHETLFIQRADPWMARWYGETITADEAREASGIENIELLDKLDSFIRGEFDGRVYRHLYADLEAKSWEFPSKPSNKFAAEAAVHYPYLTIHNLYPVLSNFRVIKSPEEIEQIRKAGQITADGIRHVLANARPGMREYELEAYFNFILKSRGVTEFAFPTILASGYNGTILHYSANTGTATDGSLVLLDLGAQYNYYNGDISYTFPVNGRFTPRQKQIYDIVLRCNRAITKKVRPGLPFKELNQFTIRFFTEELLKIGLIKKPEDVRKYYFHGVSHSLGLDTHDVGNYRETKLAPGEVITNEPGLYIPEESIGIRIEDDILCTEDGYEVLTEGLPRTTDEIETYMTEHNANMK; the protein is encoded by the coding sequence ATGGATAAACAATTTTTCACCCGTAATCGGAAGAAGCTGTATGAAACGCTTGAAGATCAGTCCCTCACCATCCTCTTCGCCGGGGAAGCGGCGCACCAGTCGGCTGATGAAAGCTATCCCTTTTATCCGAACCGAAATTTTTACTATCTGACAGGCATTACAGAACCGAAAATTGTCTTCGTCGCGACAAAATATGGCGGGCAGGTTCATGAAACGCTGTTTATCCAGCGGGCTGATCCCTGGATGGCCCGCTGGTACGGTGAAACAATCACGGCTGACGAAGCACGGGAAGCTTCCGGCATCGAAAATATCGAACTGCTGGACAAGCTCGACAGCTTTATCCGGGGTGAATTCGATGGCCGCGTTTACAGGCACCTCTATGCGGATCTTGAAGCCAAATCATGGGAATTCCCGTCAAAACCGTCGAATAAATTCGCAGCTGAAGCGGCGGTCCACTACCCGTACCTGACGATCCACAACCTCTACCCGGTACTCAGTAACTTCCGGGTCATCAAATCTCCGGAGGAAATTGAACAGATTCGAAAAGCTGGCCAGATTACCGCAGACGGCATCCGGCACGTACTGGCCAACGCCCGTCCGGGCATGCGGGAATACGAACTGGAAGCTTACTTCAATTTTATCCTGAAAAGCCGCGGTGTGACGGAGTTTGCCTTCCCAACCATCCTTGCGAGCGGTTATAATGGCACCATCCTTCACTACTCGGCGAATACGGGCACGGCAACAGATGGCAGTCTGGTGCTGCTTGATCTCGGGGCGCAGTACAATTATTACAATGGCGATATCAGTTACACCTTCCCGGTCAACGGCAGGTTCACTCCCCGCCAGAAACAGATATACGACATCGTTCTGCGCTGCAACCGGGCAATTACGAAAAAGGTCAGGCCCGGGCTGCCGTTCAAAGAACTGAATCAGTTTACGATACGCTTTTTCACTGAAGAACTGCTGAAAATTGGTCTGATTAAAAAACCGGAAGATGTGCGTAAATATTATTTTCACGGCGTCAGCCATTCTCTTGGTCTCGATACGCATGATGTCGGCAACTATCGGGAAACAAAACTCGCCCCGGGCGAAGTCATCACCAATGAGCCCGGGCTCTATATCCCTGAAGAAAGCATCGGCATCCGGATTGAAGACGATATTCTCTGCACCGAAGACGGTTACGAAGTCCTTACGGAAGGTCTTCCGCGAACGACTGATGAAATTGAAACCTATATGACTGAGCACAACGCAAACATGAAATAA
- a CDS encoding WecB/TagA/CpsF family glycosyltransferase, giving the protein MDKKKKIGNIYMNVFSSKKEALAASLSFIARKSKLDLFFLNDYGFNIAQQDGAYRKILNQAGLLLNDGIGIKIGARIWGIQLQENLNGTDLIPLLLTHAAAENLSVYLLGSTEQNVRLAAEHLSQSIGGLKIAGCHHGYFQSDDEVVPAINQSGADILLVGMGMPLQEKFIARNHASLRPLTRIAAGGFIDFASGMKPRAPKWMRKLNLEWLYRMCLEPRRMWRRNVIGHAQFFFHVIRLKLKAGRDA; this is encoded by the coding sequence TTGGATAAAAAAAAGAAAATTGGCAATATATATATGAACGTTTTTTCATCAAAGAAAGAAGCGCTCGCGGCCAGTCTGTCCTTCATAGCGCGGAAATCAAAGCTTGATCTGTTTTTCCTTAACGACTATGGATTTAATATCGCGCAACAGGACGGGGCATATCGTAAGATTCTGAATCAGGCCGGCCTTCTTCTGAACGACGGGATCGGTATCAAGATTGGAGCCAGAATCTGGGGGATTCAGCTTCAGGAAAATCTGAATGGGACTGATCTGATCCCGCTCTTATTAACACATGCAGCAGCGGAAAATCTGTCCGTGTACCTGCTGGGGTCTACAGAGCAAAATGTACGCCTTGCTGCTGAACACCTGAGTCAATCGATCGGCGGACTGAAAATTGCCGGCTGCCATCATGGCTATTTCCAGTCAGATGACGAAGTGGTCCCGGCTATTAATCAGTCCGGAGCAGATATTCTGCTCGTGGGGATGGGCATGCCTCTGCAGGAAAAATTTATTGCCCGTAATCACGCATCACTCAGGCCGTTAACCCGCATCGCTGCCGGCGGTTTCATCGATTTTGCCTCGGGGATGAAGCCACGCGCACCGAAATGGATGCGAAAGCTCAATCTTGAATGGCTGTACCGGATGTGCCTCGAGCCGAGGAGGATGTGGCGGCGTAATGTGATTGGCCATGCGCAGTTTTTTTTCCACGTAATCCGGCTTAAATTAAAAGCAGGTCGCGACGCCTGA